The stretch of DNA GCCGATTTTGCGAACGTTGCATTCGCGTTGAATACCTGGCACAAGTTCTTCGCTCAGAAAACGATCATACAACATGTGGTTCCAGATGCGCGTGCCGGGGTGCAGGTGTTTGGCATACCAGCTATCGCGGTCGATGCTGTCGATGCAGTAGAGTTTTACCTTGCCCGACTCCACGAACCCGCGAACCGTTTCGATCAGACCAAAGTCCTTATACTCGTAATAATGGCCCATAGACGTTGGGAACAGCAGCACCGGGTAGCCCCAGTTGCCATATACCAGCATCTCCATGTCGCGGCCTAAGTGGTGCGAGTACCACCGTCGATAGTCTTGTTGCACAGGCTGAGAAGATTGCGTGTTGCGATAAAATTTGGGTTGAAATTAGACCAAAGCCGTAGAAACCACAACCTTCGATACCGAACGAGCCGAAAAAAATACCTATTTTGCACCTTGTGATCACCGTACTTCTGTTACTTGGTTTGTTTATGAACGACCCTCTACCGGGCCATGATGTATTTCTTTTGCCTGCCGTAACGACGCGGCACGACGATTCGTTGGTGTCTGTACCGCTTAAACGCACGGTTCATTTAGACATTATTTTGCCAACTGGCTACCAATCGCTCGATAGTAAGCCAGCGCAGCAACGCCTGCCCGTGCTCTACCTCAATGACGGTCAGGACCTGCCCCGGCTCCATATGACTCGCCTGCTCGATTCGCTCTATCAGCAGCAGGCTATTCAGCCTTTCGTGCTGATTGCCATTCATGCCGGCGACCGTATTCAGGAGTATGGCACTGCGGCCCAGGCCGATTATATGAAGCGGGGCAGCAAAGCCAATCTGTACGCCGATTTTGTGTTGACCGAACTGCTGCCCTACGTGAAAAAGCACTATCCTGTCAGCCAGAAACCCGACGACAGCGTATTTGCCGGGTTTTCGCTGGGCGGTTTGTCGGCCTTTGATTTGGTGTTTCATCACCCCGACCGTTTCTCAAAAGTGGGCGTTTTTTCGGGGTCATTCTGGTGGCGCAGCAAGAAGTTCGACAGTGCATACCAGGAAGATCGAGACCGGATTATGCATAACCTCATCCGGCAAGGTACGTACAAGCCAAACCTGACGTTCTGGCTGCAAACCGGCACCGACGATGAAACCAGCGACCGAAACAACAACGGCGTGATCGACTCCATTGACGACACGCTCGACATCATCAATGAACTCGAAGCCAAAGGCTACGACCGCAATACCGATATTCGTTATGTAGAGGTAGAAGGCGGTCAGCACAATCAGGAAACCTGGAGTCAGATTATGCCTGATTTCCTGAGGTGGGCGTTTGGTTATTGAGTGGTTGAATGGTTGAATGATTGAATGATTGAATGATTGAATGGGGTACTGCACATCATTCAACCATCCAATCATTCAACCACTCTATTTATGCACAAAATTATGAAACCTATGCTTTTCCTCTTCATCGTTCTCCTGTTCGTTGCCTGCAAAGGGCCGCAGGCTACGCCCGCCGTACCGGTGCAGCCGCCCGTGACGGTAACACCACCGACCAGCGTAACTACAGCTCCGGTGGTGCGAAAATTAGTTTGGTCCGATGAGTTCGATACGCCCGGTCTGCCCGATACCACCAAATGGGGCTACGATGTGGGTGGCAACGGCTTCGGCAACAACGAACTCCAGTTTTACACCCGCCGACGTGCCGAAAACGCCCGTATTGAAGCCGGTAAACTGATTATCGAAGCCCGTAAAGAAAATTACCAGGGCAGTGCCTACACCTCGGCCCGGCTCCTGACCCGCGACAAAATCACCTGGACCTACGGGCGTATTGAAGCCTACGCCAAACTCCCCAAAGGACGAGGCACGTGGCCCGCCGTATGGATGCTCGGTAAAAACATTTCAACCGCTGGCTGGCCCCGCTGTGGCGAAATCGACATCATGGAACACGTCGGCTTCGATGAGGGCGTGGTTCACGCATCGATTCATTCCGAGACGTACAACCACGTAAAAGGCACGCAAAAAACCAGCAAAACGATTGTTCCAGATGCGGTGAGCGCGTTTCACCTGTACGCCGTGGAGTGGACCGCCGATCAGATGGAGTTTTACGTGGACGACAAACTGTATTATACCGTGCAGCGGTCAACGCTGGGCAGCACGGATGCCCAATGGCCGTTCACCCAACCGTTTTTCCTGATTCTGAACGTGGCCGTAGGCGGCAACTGGGGCGGGCAGAAGGGCGTTGATGAAACCATCTGGCCGCAGCGCATGGAGGTTGACTATGTGCGGGTGTATCAGTAGGAAGGGACAAGGGTGTAGGGTATGAGGGGCAGGGGATGTTCGGCAGAGGGCTGGGCATCCCCCTTTTATGGGATGGTTGGTTGAAGCTGTGGATTATACTTTTGTACAGATAAATGCCAAAACGCTATGACTACGATTAAGCAGGGAAACTATGTACTATTCGAAGATATCGAATCTGTCAAAGAATTATACCGCGCTGGCGAAGCAAGTGCCTACAATAAGGCTCAATTGGGCCAATTGTTAGGCGAAGAACCTGTTGCTGCTACAAGTACTGCCTATATGCATTGGGCATTTGAAGACCGGGCTGTAGAAATAGAAAAGTTGGATCAGGAAGATAGGTACTACTTCCTTCGATTA from Spirosoma montaniterrae encodes:
- a CDS encoding alpha/beta hydrolase, whose protein sequence is MNDPLPGHDVFLLPAVTTRHDDSLVSVPLKRTVHLDIILPTGYQSLDSKPAQQRLPVLYLNDGQDLPRLHMTRLLDSLYQQQAIQPFVLIAIHAGDRIQEYGTAAQADYMKRGSKANLYADFVLTELLPYVKKHYPVSQKPDDSVFAGFSLGGLSAFDLVFHHPDRFSKVGVFSGSFWWRSKKFDSAYQEDRDRIMHNLIRQGTYKPNLTFWLQTGTDDETSDRNNNGVIDSIDDTLDIINELEAKGYDRNTDIRYVEVEGGQHNQETWSQIMPDFLRWAFGY
- a CDS encoding glycoside hydrolase family 16 protein, which produces MKPMLFLFIVLLFVACKGPQATPAVPVQPPVTVTPPTSVTTAPVVRKLVWSDEFDTPGLPDTTKWGYDVGGNGFGNNELQFYTRRRAENARIEAGKLIIEARKENYQGSAYTSARLLTRDKITWTYGRIEAYAKLPKGRGTWPAVWMLGKNISTAGWPRCGEIDIMEHVGFDEGVVHASIHSETYNHVKGTQKTSKTIVPDAVSAFHLYAVEWTADQMEFYVDDKLYYTVQRSTLGSTDAQWPFTQPFFLILNVAVGGNWGGQKGVDETIWPQRMEVDYVRVYQ